A single Streptomyces sannanensis DNA region contains:
- the gltB gene encoding glutamate synthase large subunit: MRSDAWSPMDGRPAKQGMYDPRNEHDACGVGFVATLTGTASHQLVEQALTVLRNLEHRGATGSEPDSGDGAGILLQVPDAFLREVVDFGLPEAGSYAVGIAFLPEQDNADAIARIEAIAAEEGLQVLGWREVPVAPDLLGNGARATMPGFRQLFVAGGTPRTGSGGGESSGIALDRKAFVLRKRAEREAGVYFPSLSARTIVYKGMLTTGQLEPFFPDLSDRRLASAVALVHSRFSTNTFPSWPLAHPYRFVAHNGEINTVKGNRNWMRARESQLATGLFGSADHEHSGSADHEHSGSADHEHSGFAGHEHSGEGTLERIFPVCTPDASDSASFDEVLELLHLGGRSLPHAVLMMVPEAWENHDSMDPARRAFYRYHSTLMEPWDGPACVTFTDGTQVGAVLDRNGLRPGRYWVTDDGLVVLSSEVGVLDIDPAKVVRKGRLQPGRMFLVDTAEHRIIEDDEIKATLAAEHPYQDWLDTGIIHLEDLPEREHIVHTHASVTRRQQTFGYTEEELRVLLAPMARTGAEPIGSMGTDSPIAALSERPRLLFDYFTQLFAQVTNPPLDAIREELVTSLHSSLGPGSNLLDPTAASCRSVTLPFPVIDNDELAKLIHINADGDMPGMKAVTLSGLYRVSGGGHALAARIEEICAEADAAIEGGARLIVLSDRHSDAEHAPIPSLLLTAAVHHHLIRTKQRTQVGLLVEAGDVREVHHVALLIGYGAAAVNPYLAMESVEDLLRAGTFIDGIEPEKAIRNLIHALGKGVLKVMSKMGISTVASYRGAQVFEAVGLDEAFVEKYFDGTATKIGGADLDVVAEEVTARHAKAYPASGIAPAHRALEIGGEYQWRREGEPHLFDPETVFRLQHSTRSRRYDIFKKYTERVNEQSERLMTLRGLFAFRSDRPSIPVDEVEPVSEIVKRFSTGAMSYGSISKEAHETLAIAMNQLGGKSNTGEGGEDPERLYDPARRSAIKQVASGRFGVTSEYLVNADDIQIKMAQGAKPGEGGQLPGHKVYPWVARTRHSTPGVGLISPPPHHDIYSIEDLAQLIHDLKNANPAARIHVKLVSEVGVGTVAAGVSKAHADVVLISGHDGGTGASPLTSLKHAGGPWELGLAETQQTLLLNGLRDRIVVQTDGQLKSGRDVIIAALLGAEEFGFATAPLVVSGCVMMRVCHLDTCPVGIATQNPVLRERFSGKAEFVVNFFEFIAEEVRELLAELGFRTLQEAVGHAELLDTTKAVSHWKAQGLDLAPLFHVPELPAGAVRHQLIEQDHGLAKALDNELVELAADALAARTAEDARPVRAQLPIRNINRTVGTMLGHEVTRKFGGAGLPDNTIDLTFTGSAGQSFGAFVPRGITLRLEGDANDYVGKGLSGGRIVVRPDRGADHLAENSVIAGNTIGYGATSGEMFLRGRTGERFCVRNSGALVVSEGVGDHGCEYMTGGRAVVLGETGRNFAAGMSGGVAYVIDLDRDNVNVGNLEAIEGLTDADEQWLHDVVRRHHEETGSTVAEKLLADWSVAVNRFSKIIPTTYKAVLAAKEAAERAGLSESGITEKMMEAATHG, from the coding sequence ATGCGTTCCGACGCCTGGTCGCCCATGGACGGTCGCCCTGCGAAGCAGGGAATGTACGACCCTCGCAACGAGCACGACGCCTGTGGCGTCGGCTTTGTGGCCACCCTCACCGGCACCGCAAGCCATCAGCTGGTCGAGCAGGCGCTGACCGTACTGCGCAATCTCGAACACCGCGGCGCCACCGGTTCCGAGCCCGATTCCGGCGACGGCGCGGGAATCCTGCTCCAGGTGCCGGACGCCTTCCTGCGCGAGGTCGTGGACTTCGGCCTCCCCGAGGCCGGCTCGTACGCGGTCGGCATCGCCTTCCTGCCCGAGCAGGACAACGCCGACGCGATCGCGCGGATCGAGGCCATCGCCGCCGAGGAGGGCCTGCAGGTCCTCGGCTGGCGCGAGGTCCCGGTCGCCCCCGACCTGCTCGGCAACGGCGCCCGCGCCACCATGCCGGGCTTCCGCCAGTTGTTCGTGGCTGGGGGCACCCCCCGGACGGGGTCCGGGGGAGGCGAGAGCAGCGGCATCGCCCTCGACCGCAAGGCCTTCGTCCTGCGCAAGCGCGCCGAGCGCGAGGCGGGCGTGTACTTCCCCTCGCTCTCCGCCCGGACCATTGTCTACAAGGGCATGCTGACCACCGGCCAGCTGGAGCCCTTCTTCCCGGACCTGTCCGACCGCCGCCTGGCCTCCGCCGTGGCACTGGTCCACTCCCGGTTCTCGACGAACACCTTCCCGAGCTGGCCGCTTGCCCACCCGTACCGTTTCGTCGCCCACAACGGCGAGATCAACACGGTCAAGGGCAACCGCAACTGGATGCGGGCCCGCGAGTCGCAGCTCGCGACAGGCTTGTTCGGCTCTGCCGACCATGAGCACAGTGGCTCTGCCGACCATGAGCACAGTGGCTCTGCCGACCATGAGCACAGTGGCTTTGCCGGCCATGAGCACAGTGGTGAGGGCACGCTGGAGCGGATCTTCCCGGTCTGCACCCCGGACGCCTCCGACTCCGCCTCCTTCGACGAGGTCCTGGAGCTGCTCCACCTCGGTGGCCGTTCGCTCCCGCACGCGGTGCTGATGATGGTCCCCGAGGCGTGGGAGAACCACGACTCCATGGACCCGGCCCGGCGCGCCTTCTACCGGTACCACTCCACTCTGATGGAGCCCTGGGACGGCCCGGCCTGTGTCACCTTCACCGACGGCACCCAGGTCGGCGCCGTGCTGGACCGCAACGGCCTGCGCCCCGGCCGCTACTGGGTCACCGACGACGGCCTCGTCGTGCTCTCCTCCGAGGTCGGCGTCCTCGACATCGACCCCGCCAAGGTGGTCCGCAAGGGCCGGCTGCAGCCCGGCAGGATGTTCCTCGTCGACACCGCCGAGCACCGCATCATCGAGGACGACGAGATCAAGGCCACCCTGGCCGCCGAGCACCCCTACCAGGACTGGCTCGACACCGGGATCATCCACCTCGAGGACCTGCCCGAGCGCGAGCACATCGTGCACACCCACGCCTCGGTCACCCGCCGCCAGCAGACCTTCGGCTACACCGAGGAGGAACTGCGCGTCCTGCTCGCCCCGATGGCCCGCACCGGCGCCGAGCCCATCGGCTCCATGGGCACGGACTCCCCGATCGCCGCCCTGTCCGAGCGCCCGCGACTGCTCTTCGACTACTTCACCCAGCTGTTCGCGCAGGTCACCAACCCGCCGCTGGACGCCATCCGCGAGGAGCTCGTCACCTCGCTGCACTCCTCCCTCGGCCCCGGCAGCAACCTGCTGGACCCGACCGCGGCCTCCTGCCGCAGCGTCACCCTGCCCTTCCCGGTGATCGACAACGACGAGCTGGCCAAGCTCATCCACATCAACGCCGACGGCGACATGCCGGGCATGAAGGCCGTCACGCTCTCCGGTCTGTACCGGGTCTCCGGCGGCGGCCACGCCCTCGCGGCCCGTATCGAGGAGATCTGCGCCGAGGCCGACGCCGCCATCGAGGGCGGCGCCCGTCTGATCGTGCTGTCCGACCGGCACTCCGACGCCGAGCACGCTCCGATCCCGTCGCTGCTGCTCACCGCCGCCGTGCACCACCACCTCATCCGCACCAAGCAGCGCACCCAGGTGGGCCTGCTGGTCGAGGCCGGTGACGTCCGCGAGGTGCACCATGTCGCGCTGCTCATCGGCTACGGAGCCGCGGCCGTCAACCCGTACCTGGCCATGGAGTCCGTCGAGGACCTGCTGCGCGCCGGTACGTTCATCGACGGCATCGAGCCGGAGAAGGCCATCCGCAACCTGATTCACGCCCTCGGCAAGGGCGTCCTGAAGGTCATGTCGAAGATGGGCATCTCGACCGTCGCCTCCTACCGCGGCGCGCAGGTCTTCGAGGCCGTCGGCCTCGACGAGGCCTTCGTCGAGAAGTACTTCGACGGCACTGCGACGAAGATCGGCGGCGCGGACCTGGACGTCGTGGCCGAGGAGGTCACCGCCCGTCACGCCAAGGCCTACCCGGCCTCCGGTATTGCCCCGGCGCACCGCGCGCTGGAGATCGGCGGCGAGTACCAGTGGCGCCGTGAGGGCGAGCCGCACCTCTTCGACCCGGAGACGGTCTTCCGGCTGCAGCACTCCACGCGTTCGCGCCGCTACGACATCTTCAAGAAGTACACCGAGCGGGTGAACGAGCAGTCCGAGCGGCTGATGACGCTTCGCGGTCTGTTCGCCTTCAGGTCCGACCGCCCGTCGATCCCCGTCGACGAGGTCGAGCCGGTCTCCGAGATCGTCAAGCGCTTCTCCACCGGCGCCATGTCGTACGGCTCCATCTCCAAGGAGGCGCACGAGACCCTCGCCATCGCCATGAACCAGCTGGGCGGCAAGTCCAACACCGGTGAGGGCGGCGAGGACCCGGAGCGCCTGTACGACCCGGCACGGCGCTCGGCCATCAAGCAGGTCGCCTCCGGCCGCTTCGGTGTCACGTCCGAGTACCTGGTCAACGCCGACGACATCCAGATCAAGATGGCCCAGGGCGCCAAGCCCGGCGAGGGCGGCCAGCTGCCCGGCCACAAGGTCTACCCGTGGGTCGCCAGGACCCGGCATTCCACCCCGGGCGTCGGCCTGATCTCCCCGCCGCCGCACCACGACATCTACTCCATCGAGGACCTGGCCCAGCTGATCCACGACCTCAAGAACGCCAACCCGGCGGCACGTATCCATGTGAAGCTGGTGTCGGAGGTCGGTGTCGGCACGGTCGCCGCGGGTGTCTCCAAGGCCCACGCGGACGTCGTCCTGATCTCGGGCCACGACGGCGGCACCGGCGCCTCCCCGCTGACGTCGCTGAAGCACGCCGGCGGTCCCTGGGAGCTCGGCCTCGCCGAGACCCAGCAGACCCTGCTGCTCAACGGTCTGCGCGACCGTATCGTCGTCCAGACCGACGGCCAGCTGAAGTCCGGCCGTGACGTGATCATCGCCGCGCTGCTCGGCGCCGAGGAGTTCGGTTTCGCGACCGCGCCGCTCGTCGTCTCCGGCTGCGTCATGATGCGCGTGTGCCACCTGGACACCTGCCCGGTCGGTATCGCCACCCAGAACCCGGTCCTGCGGGAGCGGTTCTCCGGCAAGGCCGAATTCGTGGTGAACTTCTTCGAGTTCATCGCCGAGGAGGTCCGCGAGCTGCTCGCCGAGCTCGGCTTTCGTACGCTCCAGGAAGCCGTCGGCCACGCGGAGCTGCTGGACACCACCAAGGCCGTCAGCCACTGGAAGGCGCAGGGCCTCGACCTCGCCCCGCTCTTCCATGTGCCCGAACTGCCGGCCGGCGCCGTGCGCCACCAGCTGATCGAGCAGGACCACGGCCTCGCCAAGGCCCTCGACAACGAGCTCGTCGAACTGGCCGCCGACGCCCTCGCCGCCCGCACGGCCGAGGACGCCCGGCCGGTTCGCGCCCAGCTCCCGATCCGCAACATCAACCGCACGGTCGGCACCATGCTCGGCCACGAGGTCACCAGGAAATTCGGTGGCGCCGGTCTGCCCGACAACACCATCGACCTCACCTTCACCGGCTCCGCCGGCCAGTCCTTCGGCGCCTTCGTACCGCGCGGCATCACCCTCCGCCTGGAGGGCGACGCCAACGACTACGTCGGCAAGGGCCTCTCCGGCGGCCGGATCGTCGTCCGCCCGGACCGGGGCGCCGACCACCTCGCCGAGAACAGCGTCATCGCCGGCAACACCATCGGCTACGGCGCCACCAGCGGCGAGATGTTCCTGCGCGGCCGCACCGGCGAGCGCTTCTGCGTCCGCAACTCCGGTGCGCTGGTCGTCTCGGAGGGCGTGGGCGACCACGGCTGCGAGTACATGACCGGCGGCCGGGCGGTGGTGCTGGGCGAGACCGGCCGCAACTTCGCGGCGGGCATGTCCGGCGGTGTGGCGTACGTCATCGACCTCGACCGCGACAACGTCAACGTCGGTAACCTGGAGGCCATCGAGGGTCTCACCGATGCCGACGAGCAGTGGCTGCACGATGTGGTGCGCCGCCACCACGAGGAGACCGGCTCCACCGTCGCCGAGAAGCTCCTCGCCGACTGGTCCGTCGCGGTGAACCGCTTCAGCAAGATCATCCCGACCACGTACAAGGCAGTGCTCGCCGCCAAGGAAGCCGCCGAGCGGGCCGGACTCTCCGAGTCCGGGATCACCGAGAAGATGATGGAGGCGGCGACCCATGGCTGA
- a CDS encoding VIT1/CCC1 transporter family protein, translating into MAIIDTEAALHEAHRDNHSHRDVNGGWLRPAVFGAMDGLVSNLALMTGVAGGQVSQQTIVITGLAGLAAGAFSMAAGEYTSVASQRELVQAELDVERRELRKHPVDEMEELAALYVSRGVEPELAREVATQLSRDPELALEIHAREELGIDPDDLPSPLVAAVSSFGSFALGALLPVLPYLLGATALWPAVALALLGLFACGALVAKVTARSWWFSGLRQLALGGAAAGVTYVLGTLFGIAVG; encoded by the coding sequence GTGGCAATCATCGACACCGAGGCGGCGCTTCACGAGGCGCACCGGGACAACCACTCCCACCGGGACGTCAACGGCGGCTGGCTTCGCCCCGCCGTGTTCGGCGCGATGGATGGACTGGTCTCCAATCTGGCTCTGATGACCGGTGTGGCGGGTGGTCAGGTCTCGCAGCAGACCATCGTCATCACGGGTCTCGCCGGACTCGCCGCGGGCGCCTTCTCCATGGCGGCCGGCGAGTACACCTCCGTCGCCTCGCAGCGCGAGCTCGTCCAGGCCGAACTCGATGTCGAGCGGCGGGAGTTGCGCAAGCACCCGGTGGACGAGATGGAGGAGCTGGCGGCCCTCTACGTGTCGCGCGGCGTCGAGCCCGAGCTCGCCCGCGAGGTGGCGACGCAGCTCTCCAGGGACCCCGAGCTGGCGCTGGAGATCCATGCGCGCGAAGAGCTCGGCATCGACCCGGACGACCTGCCGTCGCCGCTGGTCGCCGCCGTGTCGTCGTTCGGCTCGTTCGCGCTGGGCGCCCTCCTGCCCGTACTGCCGTATCTGCTGGGTGCCACGGCCCTGTGGCCGGCCGTGGCGCTGGCGCTCCTCGGGCTCTTCGCCTGCGGTGCGCTGGTCGCGAAGGTCACCGCGCGCTCCTGGTGGTTCAGCGGGCTGCGCCAGCTCGCGCTGGGTGGCGCGGCCGCGGGTGTGACATATGTCCTGGGGACCTTGTTCGGCATCGCTGTGGGGTGA
- a CDS encoding ADP-ribosylglycohydrolase family protein, whose amino-acid sequence MLRERARGALLGLAVGDALGAPAENMKPSEIRKRWGRINGYVTDNPAGTDDTEYAIFSGLLLARHGSALTVSHVETAWHHWIADRDEGPFRGAGFSERGTLENLRRGLAAPNSAQHRHAWSDGLAMRAAPFGVFAAGRPAEAARLVAVDGCVSHDGEGIYGGQAVAAGVAAAMTGDDPHAVVAAALSVIPADSWTARSLRRAVAAARRGERAVRSAVVIGGYPWTDLAPEAVGLAFGAFTAARGDFTASVLTAVNMGRDADTTAAVAGALAGALAGASAIPPGWSSAIGPVCGSCLPSMRGYHVLDIADLLVPDDDAQAAS is encoded by the coding sequence ATGCTGCGCGAGCGGGCCCGCGGCGCGCTGCTCGGACTCGCCGTCGGGGACGCGCTCGGCGCCCCCGCCGAGAACATGAAACCCTCCGAGATCCGCAAGCGCTGGGGCCGTATCAATGGCTACGTCACCGACAATCCGGCCGGTACGGACGACACGGAGTACGCGATCTTCTCCGGGCTTCTGCTGGCCCGGCACGGCTCCGCGCTGACCGTCTCTCATGTCGAGACCGCCTGGCACCACTGGATCGCCGACCGCGACGAAGGCCCTTTCCGCGGGGCGGGCTTCAGCGAACGCGGCACCCTGGAGAACCTGCGCCGCGGGCTCGCCGCGCCCAACAGCGCCCAGCACCGGCACGCCTGGAGCGACGGCCTGGCCATGCGAGCCGCGCCCTTCGGTGTCTTCGCGGCCGGCCGCCCCGCCGAGGCCGCCCGGCTGGTCGCCGTCGACGGCTGCGTCAGCCACGACGGCGAGGGCATCTACGGCGGCCAGGCCGTCGCCGCCGGAGTCGCGGCGGCGATGACCGGTGACGACCCCCACGCGGTCGTCGCCGCGGCGCTCTCCGTCATCCCGGCCGACTCCTGGACGGCCCGCTCCCTGCGCCGCGCGGTGGCCGCCGCGCGCCGCGGTGAGCGCGCGGTGCGCTCGGCCGTCGTCATCGGCGGCTACCCGTGGACCGACCTCGCCCCCGAGGCGGTCGGCCTCGCCTTCGGCGCCTTCACGGCAGCCCGCGGCGACTTCACGGCATCGGTCCTGACTGCGGTCAACATGGGCCGTGACGCCGACACGACAGCCGCCGTGGCGGGCGCACTGGCCGGCGCACTGGCCGGCGCCTCGGCCATCCCACCGGGCTGGTCCTCGGCCATCGGCCCGGTCTGCGGCAGTTGCCTCCCCTCGATGCGCGGCTATCACGTCCTCGACATCGCGGACCTCCTCGTCCCCGACGACGACGCGCAGGCCGCGTCATGA
- a CDS encoding ADP-ribosylglycohydrolase family protein, whose amino-acid sequence MSPAPYGSADPSRLPEGEAAPHLSDTGEGPQPPQPAGAHRPAPPTGPEPGQPRRWATIKPVRRSRTDPPGHRSGAPYHASARTTRPDAHRRIEGVLLGLAAGDAAGWPSARHRAARMPEWTRRLTRELDTFAEQNATTTLPVPIALNQPPEPLRLGPSDDAEWAAFAAEMILTASGDPLSHLPLDRRMRAAVDLAWNTLASEVSAAADRAPEVESAVLPLRARISVRAGLGNLATGLRPPATGHDNPHYFDDAACVRAAVLAAVHPGDPAAAAELAEFDARYTQDGDGVHGARAMAAAVAAALAGADVGTAVDTALAELPEGTEIGRNARHAVKLARGADSAFALVPVLEHEIVDHVYSYGIAAAETVPVALALATAARGEVTHAVPAAACLSRVADSAPALAGALTGALAGGAALPPAWRDACRTLSGCALPRLAGTDLVELAEFLAHTLHSPRGHPPDPRSHPGTPGHEPGDPPHRFRIPGSTYPACNHPRWTIPT is encoded by the coding sequence ATGAGCCCCGCCCCGTACGGCTCCGCGGACCCGTCCCGGCTCCCGGAGGGCGAAGCAGCCCCCCACCTTTCGGATACGGGGGAAGGCCCCCAGCCCCCACAACCCGCCGGCGCGCACCGGCCGGCCCCACCCACTGGGCCCGAGCCCGGGCAGCCCCGGCGGTGGGCGACGATCAAGCCCGTCCGGCGATCGAGGACGGATCCACCGGGCCACCGCAGCGGGGCGCCATACCACGCCTCGGCCCGGACGACGCGGCCCGACGCACACCGGCGCATCGAGGGCGTCCTTCTCGGGCTCGCCGCCGGTGATGCCGCCGGGTGGCCCTCCGCCCGGCACCGCGCCGCGCGCATGCCCGAGTGGACCCGGCGCCTCACCCGCGAGCTCGACACCTTCGCCGAGCAGAACGCCACAACCACCCTCCCCGTCCCGATCGCCCTCAACCAGCCCCCGGAGCCCCTCCGGCTCGGCCCGTCCGACGACGCCGAATGGGCGGCCTTCGCCGCCGAGATGATCCTCACCGCCTCCGGCGACCCGCTCTCCCACCTCCCCCTGGACCGCCGTATGCGGGCCGCGGTCGACCTCGCCTGGAACACCCTCGCCAGCGAGGTCTCCGCGGCCGCCGACCGGGCACCCGAGGTGGAGTCCGCCGTACTTCCCCTGCGCGCCCGGATCTCCGTACGCGCCGGCCTCGGCAATCTCGCCACCGGTCTGCGCCCGCCCGCCACCGGCCACGACAATCCGCACTACTTCGACGACGCGGCCTGCGTACGGGCCGCCGTCCTGGCCGCCGTCCACCCCGGTGACCCGGCCGCCGCCGCGGAACTCGCAGAGTTCGACGCCCGGTACACGCAGGACGGCGACGGTGTGCACGGCGCCCGTGCGATGGCGGCGGCCGTCGCCGCGGCCCTGGCAGGGGCGGACGTCGGCACGGCCGTCGACACGGCTCTCGCCGAGCTCCCCGAGGGTACCGAGATCGGCCGCAACGCCCGGCACGCCGTGAAGCTGGCGCGCGGCGCCGACAGCGCCTTCGCGCTCGTACCCGTCCTCGAGCACGAGATCGTCGACCACGTCTACAGCTACGGCATCGCCGCCGCAGAGACCGTCCCGGTCGCCCTCGCCCTGGCCACCGCAGCCCGCGGCGAGGTCACCCACGCCGTGCCCGCCGCCGCCTGCCTGTCCCGGGTCGCCGACTCGGCCCCCGCCCTCGCCGGCGCGCTGACCGGCGCGCTCGCCGGAGGCGCGGCGCTGCCGCCCGCCTGGCGGGACGCCTGCCGCACCCTGTCCGGCTGTGCGCTGCCCCGGCTCGCCGGTACGGATCTGGTGGAACTCGCCGAGTTCCTCGCACACACGCTGCACTCACCCCGGGGACACCCCCCGGACCCCCGGTCACACCCCGGTACCCCCGGCCACGAACCCGGTGACCCGCCCCATCGGTTCCGAATCCCCGGCTCGACGTACCCGGCCTGCAACCACCCCAGGTGGACAATTCCGACATGA
- a CDS encoding ADP-ribosylglycohydrolase family protein, translating to MTLTLDDRITGSLVGAAVGDALGGPVEGCTPEQIVERHGGRVNGIVGPFHENWRTARPIAPYHKGDGHVTDDTLMTHALVRVYDTVRDHLDAYAVADHLVPELTAKTVWIPELEAEALPLQRVFLAEKWIVARLHYGHADPREAGTGNIVNCGAAMYMAPVGLVNAAGPAAAYAEALDIAGAHQSSYGREAAGVLAAAVAAACAPGATPASVVDTCLSLAKDGTRAAIEAAAEVAVRHDDFESALHPLRTAVAPFDTVGPDYRNPSLAARRPSRLHSVEELPIALAMLLVADGDYRRAVLASVNYGRDCDSIATMAGAIAGALHGESAVPSDWTEQVAEASRLDLHAPARTLAKVAREVYARDRERRRAHEAAFDALAGPECA from the coding sequence ATGACTCTCACATTGGACGATCGGATCACGGGCAGCCTGGTCGGTGCGGCGGTCGGTGACGCGCTCGGCGGCCCGGTCGAGGGCTGCACCCCGGAGCAGATCGTGGAGCGGCACGGCGGCCGTGTAAACGGCATCGTCGGCCCGTTCCACGAGAACTGGCGCACCGCGCGCCCCATCGCGCCGTACCACAAGGGTGACGGGCACGTCACCGACGACACCCTGATGACGCACGCGCTCGTACGCGTCTACGACACCGTCCGCGACCACCTCGACGCCTACGCCGTCGCCGACCACCTCGTCCCCGAACTCACCGCGAAGACGGTCTGGATCCCCGAACTCGAGGCCGAAGCCCTTCCCCTGCAGCGTGTCTTCCTCGCCGAGAAGTGGATCGTGGCCCGCCTTCACTACGGCCATGCCGACCCGCGCGAAGCCGGCACCGGAAACATCGTCAACTGCGGTGCGGCGATGTACATGGCCCCGGTCGGTCTGGTCAACGCGGCCGGGCCGGCCGCCGCGTACGCCGAGGCCCTCGACATCGCGGGCGCCCACCAGTCGTCGTACGGACGCGAGGCGGCCGGAGTGCTGGCCGCGGCCGTCGCCGCCGCCTGCGCACCGGGCGCCACCCCCGCCTCGGTCGTCGACACCTGCCTGTCCCTCGCCAAGGACGGTACCCGCGCCGCGATCGAGGCGGCCGCCGAAGTAGCCGTCCGTCACGACGACTTCGAATCCGCGCTGCACCCGCTGCGTACCGCCGTCGCCCCCTTCGACACGGTCGGCCCCGACTACCGCAATCCGTCGCTGGCCGCCCGCCGCCCCTCCCGGCTGCACTCCGTCGAGGAACTCCCCATCGCCCTGGCCATGCTCCTCGTCGCCGACGGCGACTACCGCCGTGCCGTACTGGCCTCCGTCAACTACGGCCGGGACTGCGACTCGATCGCCACCATGGCCGGGGCGATCGCCGGCGCCCTGCACGGCGAGTCCGCCGTCCCCTCCGACTGGACCGAGCAGGTCGCCGAGGCGAGCCGCCTCGACCTGCACGCCCCGGCCCGTACGCTCGCCAAGGTCGCCCGCGAGGTGTACGCCCGCGACCGCGAACGCCGTCGCGCCCACGAGGCCGCGTTCGACGCGCTGGCGGGTCCGGAATGCGCGTGA
- a CDS encoding ADP-ribosylglycohydrolase family protein yields the protein MRVTWVQPEDLLGHELRQAEQEGRDASAVRARWLAAGGHEAPPRAGASPVPAPAHLRALAERLLDELAALPSPLAPYEPTEFASIRAACPTWPAQGSSPAPPLPEPGEEAPGPPWPGRLPGSASPRGEARAEGTPGARPRLREGAGPGNSSVARTPTAEPPSGTDPSARPVPGRAGNDEPGPGGSLGPGRGGAETDDALLTRLHAAWLGRAAGCLLGKPVEKLPLHAIRTLARAAGNWPLVTWFTARGVPEDLLAAHPWNRRSATTSLAENIDGMPEDDDLNYPLLDLLLLRRYGTAFRTCDVARLWLDELPAGRTFTAERVAYRNLLQGIEPPATAVHRNPFREWIGAQIRADVHGWTNPGDPAAAAEQAHRDATLTHTANGVYGAMFAAATIAEAAGGSADVHGCVEAGLGVVPPHSRLARAVRAAVTAARRTADFDDVVDHLHARHAAYHWVHAVPNAALLAAALTHAEGDFTGSICRAVSGGWDTDSNGATAGCVAGLLAGHPDAIPAHWTAPLKNRLATTVAGFDGVGFDTLAELTYREVRRK from the coding sequence ATGCGCGTGACCTGGGTCCAGCCCGAGGATCTGCTCGGCCACGAGCTCCGTCAGGCGGAGCAGGAGGGCCGTGACGCGTCGGCGGTCCGCGCCCGCTGGCTGGCGGCGGGCGGTCACGAGGCCCCGCCCCGCGCGGGCGCGTCCCCCGTCCCGGCGCCCGCGCACCTGCGCGCCCTGGCGGAACGCCTGCTCGACGAACTGGCGGCGCTGCCTTCGCCGTTGGCGCCGTACGAGCCGACGGAGTTCGCGTCCATCCGCGCCGCCTGTCCCACCTGGCCGGCGCAGGGCTCCTCCCCCGCCCCGCCCCTTCCCGAACCGGGGGAGGAAGCTCCCGGCCCCCCATGGCCGGGACGCCTCCCGGGCTCGGCTTCTCCACGCGGTGAAGCACGCGCGGAAGGGACTCCGGGGGCTCGGCCCCGGCTTCGGGAAGGGGCGGGACCGGGGAACTCCTCGGTGGCCCGCACCCCCACCGCCGAGCCCCCATCAGGAACGGACCCGAGCGCGCGGCCCGTGCCGGGCCGCGCAGGCAACGACGAACCGGGGCCCGGGGGCAGCCTCGGACCGGGACGCGGCGGGGCCGAAACCGACGACGCGCTCCTCACCCGCCTCCACGCCGCCTGGCTGGGCCGCGCCGCGGGGTGTCTCCTCGGCAAGCCCGTCGAGAAGCTCCCCCTCCACGCCATCCGCACCCTCGCCAGGGCAGCCGGCAACTGGCCCCTGGTCACCTGGTTCACCGCCAGGGGCGTCCCCGAAGACCTCCTCGCCGCCCACCCCTGGAACCGCCGCTCCGCCACCACCTCCCTCGCCGAGAACATCGACGGCATGCCCGAGGACGACGACCTCAACTACCCCCTGCTCGATCTGCTCCTTCTCAGGAGGTACGGCACGGCGTTCCGCACCTGCGACGTGGCGCGGCTCTGGCTCGACGAGCTCCCGGCCGGCCGTACGTTCACCGCCGAGCGCGTCGCCTACCGCAATCTCCTCCAGGGCATCGAGCCGCCCGCCACCGCCGTCCACCGCAACCCCTTCCGGGAGTGGATCGGCGCGCAGATCCGCGCCGACGTCCACGGCTGGACGAACCCCGGCGATCCGGCGGCCGCCGCCGAACAGGCCCACCGGGACGCCACGCTCACCCACACCGCCAACGGCGTGTACGGGGCCATGTTCGCGGCGGCGACGATCGCCGAAGCAGCGGGCGGCAGCGCGGACGTACACGGGTGCGTCGAAGCGGGCCTCGGCGTCGTCCCCCCGCACTCCCGCCTCGCCCGCGCCGTCCGGGCCGCGGTCACCGCGGCCCGCCGCACCGCGGACTTCGACGACGTCGTGGACCACCTCCACGCCCGGCACGCCGCGTACCACTGGGTGCACGCCGTCCCCAACGCCGCGCTGCTCGCCGCCGCGCTCACCCATGCGGAGGGGGACTTCACCGGCTCCATCTGCCGTGCCGTGTCCGGCGGTTGGGACACGGACTCCAACGGCGCCACGGCCGGCTGCGTCGCCGGCCTCCTCGCGGGCCACCCCGACGCGATCCCCGCACACTGGACCGCTCCGCTCAAGAACCGCCTCGCCACGACTGTCGCCGGCTTCGACGGCGTCGGCTTCGACACCCTCGCAGAGTTGACCTACCGGGAGGTACGGAGAAAATGA